Within the Microbacterium terricola genome, the region CGTCGACCTACTTCACCTCGACGCCGTTCGAGAACTGGACGCGGCGCTCGAGCGAGCTGCTCGGGTCGGTCGAGTTCGATCTGGACTGGCGGGCCAGCCCGTCGCAGATGCGCGCGGAGCTCGATCGCATCCTCGCGCGCACCGACCTCTGGGACGGCCGCACGAACGTGCTGCAGGTGACGGATGCGGTGGGCGGAGCGGTGCGCGTGCGGATCCTCGTGACCGCGGTCGATGCCCCGACGCTGTTCGACCTGCGCTGCTTCATCCGCGAGGAGTTCGTGGAGTGGCTGCATCGCGAGAAGTCGGCGCTGCCGCTCTCGCGCGTGCAGCTCGTCGCCGAGCCCGCGCACGAGCCGCGGCGCCTCCGCGAGGCGGACGGGCACGGCGGCCTCTTCACCGGATCGGCCGAGGGTGAGGAGCGGGCCGGTCAGTTCACCGGGGCGATCCCGATCGTTGATGAGGCGGATGCTGCGGGTCAGATCCGTTGAGCGCTGTCAGCCGATGGTCGCGATGGCGTCCAGGAGGACGTGCACGGTCTTGCTCGTGTAGACCTTGAGCTTCCGGTCCGACGGCACACGGACGAGGACGGTCGTTCCGATGGTCGAGGTCGTGAAGTTGAGCGAGGTGCTGCCGGGGCGCGTCACGCCGGACGGGTAGATGGTGAGCGCTCCGCTCCCGGTCGCCGAGAGCGCGGTCACCTTGAGCAGCACCGCCGACGTGCCCGTCGGAGCGACCGCCGCGGGAACCTTCACCGTGCGGGTGCTGCCGCTGCCGATCCTGTTTCCCGATCGGGTGTCGAGGATGCGCTCGGGAGCGGACAGCATCCCGACCTCGCCGGCGCCCCGCGAGAATCCGACCCGCGCGCCGTTGACCTGAAGGTTGAAAGACCCCGACGTGCCGACGCCGAGCATGAGCTTCACACCTGGCGGGAACGGGCCGTAGTTGCTCGACGGCACGGTGCCGCGGAACGCCCGAACGTCGCTGCCGGAGGTTGCCGTGAGATCCAGGACGGGAGTGTTCAACGTCCCACTGCCGGGCACCCAGAGACGCGCCCACAGCGGGTAGTTCGTCCCAGACGTGTTGTACACGTACCACTCGATGTCACGGATGAGCGCTCCGGCGGGAATCTCGATGCTCGTCCAGAGGTAACTGGAGGGGCTGGAGTAGACCCCGTACCCGCCCCACGCGGGTTGAGCGGAGGCGTACTCCGAGAAGAAATCGAACATCGTGGCGTGGCGGTAGACGCGTCCTGTCACCGGTGCGGACGCGATGGTCGCGGTGACCGGCGTCGCGTCCGGTGCGGCGTCGGTGCCGGCGCCCCGCCCATCGGGGGCGGTCTCGGCGGCCGCCACCGGCGACGCCTCGCCGAGGGCGATCGCGGCACCGGCCGCGATCGCACCTGCCCCGAGGAACAGCCCGCGTCGATCGAACTCCGTCGTGCGCGCAGAAACAGACATCCGTACCCCCCGTATGTCAGAGCGCCGCCACCGATGGCGGCGGGCCGCGACGTGAGACCGTCGCCGCGTGGTGCTCATGATCGCCCGGCGCCGAGGGCGCGGGCAAGACCAGAAATCTGGGGGGTGTGCCGTGCTTCGCGTCAGCGCTCGACGACGCGAGCGGCGATGTCGGTGCGGTGCTGAGCCCCCTCGAGCGAGATCTCGGCGAGGGCGCGGTAGGCCCGGTCGCGGGCCTGCGCGAACGTGGTGCCGGTGCCGACGACGTTCAGCACGCGCCCGCCGGTGGCGATGAGCCCGCCGTCGGCCTCGGCCGTGGCCGCGTGGGCGAGGTGGGCACCGGGGACGGCGGCGGCAGCATCCAGTCCGGAGATCGGGCGTCCGGTGATCGGAGCGGCGGGGTAGCCCTCGCTCGCGACCACCACCGTGACGGCGACGGCGTCGGCGAAGGCGGGCGCCGCGTGGTCCTCGAGGGTGCCCGATGCGGCAGCCAGCAGCAGCTCGGAGAGCGGGTCGACGAGGCGGGGCAGCACGACCTGCGTCTCGGGGTCGCCGAACCGGGCGTTGAACTCGATGACCTTGACGCCCGCGTCGGTGAGGATGAGCCCGGCGTACAGGAGGCCGATGAAGGGCGTCCCCTCGGCGTCGAGCTGGCGGATCACCGGCTCGGCGACGTCACGGGTGACCTGGCGGACGAACTCGGCCTCGCCGCCGAAGCGCTCAGTAAGCCAGGGCAGCGGGGAGTAGGCCCCCATGCCGCCGGTGTTGGGTCCGCTGTCGCCGTCGCCGAGGCGCTTGAAGTCCTGCGCCGGGCTTAGCGGCAGCACGTGGTCGCCGTCGCTGAGGAAGAACAGCGACACCTCCGGCCCGGCGAGGAACTCCTCGACCAGCACGGGGCCGCTGCCGAGATAGGCGTCGGCGTGCGCGAGCGCGGCCGCGCGGTCGTCGGTGACGATGACGCCCTTGCCTGCGGCGAGACCGTCTGCCTTGACGACGTGGGGCGAGCCCAGGTCGTCGAGCGCCGCCTCGACCTCGGCGCGGGTGCGAGCGCGCACGGCGCGGCCGGTCGGCACGCCGGCGGCGTCCATGACCCGCTTGGCGAAGGCCTTCGATCCCTCGAGCTGTGCGGCCGCCTTGCCGGGGCCGAAGACAGGCACGCCGCGCTCCCGCAGCGCGTCGGCGACGCCGGCGATGAGGGGGGCTTCCGGGCCGATCACGACCAGGTCGATCGCCTCGGCGTCGGCGAAGGCGGTGACCGCGGCAGGATCGTTCGCGTCGACGTCGACGATGGCGGCGTCCTGTGCGATGCCGGCGTTGCCCGGTGCCGCGAACACCTCGTGGTCGGCGTCTTCCGAGCGGAGGGCGAGGATGATGGCGTGCTCGCGCGCGCCGGAGCCGAGGACGAGGATTCTCACCCGCCCAGCCTACCGGCGGGGGTTGCTGCCGCTCGGGAGTCCACAACTCAGGCAGAACCGCGGTCTCCCCGGGCTCGCGGCGGCTGCGACCGTCATCTGCCTGAGTTGTGCGCACGGGTACCGTGGGAGCCATGCCCCGCAGGATCACCACCGAAGACGGGCGCACCGCGCTCGCCGCGGTGGCGGCAGCATCCGCACCTGCCCGCACCGACCTGGCGACCGCGGTGCGCTACCTGCTGCAGCTGCTCGAGGAGAAGGCGCCCGGCCACACCGTCGAGGTGCGGGTGCCGCCGTTCGGGGCCGTGCAGGTGCTCGAGGGGCCCCGGCACACCCGCGGGACCCCGCCGAACGTGATCGAGACCGATGCGGCGACCTGGATCGCCCTCGCCACGGGCGAGCAGCAGTGGAGGGATGCTGTCGCCGCCGGCCGCATCCACGCTTCCGGCATCCGCGCCGACGTGTCCGAGCTGCTGCCTCTGCGGCCCTGACCGCGGCGCGCAGTCCGCCAGTCACACTCACCTGTCGCAATCTGCGGACTTTCGCGCACTCCGCGGCAGGCGGGCGAGATCGTCCGCGGCTCCGCGGCAGGGACCCCGGCTGTCAGCGGCTGCCGAGCCCCGTCTGCAGCAGACGCCAGGAGCGCAGCGCGAGGTCCCGTCGCTCGTCCGCGGGGCTGCGCGAGACCAGGGCGGCGATCAGCGAGACCGACAGGGTGACGTCCGCGGTCGTGACGCCCGCGGCCAGCCGCCCGGTCGCCTGCTCGTGCTGGACGGCGACGTCGACGATCGCCCGGAACCGCTCGTCCATGCCGCCCACCTCGCGGTCGTCGCGCTCGAGCATCGCGAACTCGAGCAGTGCCGAGTGCTCGACGGTCTGCTCGATGACCCGGCCGAGCAGGTCGTCGAGCGTACGGGCCTGGTCGGCGACGACGAGCTCGAGTTCGGTGAGGTTCTCGTCGAACACGGCCAGCGCCAGCGACTTGCGGTCGGGGAAGTGCCGGTACAGCGAGCCCTGTCCGACGCCGGCGCGCTTCGCGATCCTGCTGAGCGGCGCGCGGTAGCCGTCCTCCGCGAAGACCACGCGCGCGGCAGCGATCAGGGCGCGCCGATTCTCGGGGCCCGCGCTCGGTCCGCGATTTCTCTTGCGCTCGGCCGTCATCGGAGTAGCGTACAACCGGACAAAGTTGTCCGGTGTGACGGTTCGAGGAGGAACCATGACCGAAGAGTGGGATCGCGAGGTCGACGTGCTCATCGCCGGCACGGGCGCAGCGGGAATGGTCGCGGCCATCACCGCCGCCGATGCGGGGCTCGAGACGCTGATCGTCGAGAGCACCGGACGCTGGGGCGGCACCACGATGCGATCGGGCGGGGGACTGTGGCTGCCCGACAACCCGGTGATGCGACGGCGCGGCATCGCCGATTCGCGCGCGGAGGCACTGACCTACCTGGAGGCCGCGATCGGCCCCGTCGACGGTGTCGGCCCCGCATCCTCGCAGGCGCGTCGCGAGGCATTCGTCGACAACGTCGCGCCGTTCGTCGAGCTGACCGAGCGCCTCGGCGTGCGATGGTCGGTCGGCAAGGACTACCCGGACTACTATCCCGATCGTCCAGGCGGCAAGATCGGCCGCTCCATCGAGGTCGTCCCGATCGACGCCCACAAGCTCGGCGACTGGCAGAAGACCAGCCGCATCGGCGACGCCATCCCGGTTCCGCTGAAGAACGACGACGTGTGGCTGCTCTCACGCGCCTGGTCGACCGCATCCGGCTTCGTCCGCGGCGCGCAGTTCGTCTTCCGCACCCTGGCCGGACTGCTGACAGGGCGCAAGCTCGTCGGGATGGGCGGCGGGCTCATGCTCAGCCTCGGCCTCATCGTGAAGAACCAGGGCACCGAGCTGCTGCTCGACGCTCCGCTCACAAGGCTCGTGAAGGATGCGGACGGCACCGTGGTCGGCGCCGTCGTGGCCACGGCCCACGGCGACCTCCGGGTGCGCGCCCGCCGCGGCGTGATCCTGGGCGCGGGCGGCTTCGCCCACCACACCGCCTGGCGCGAAGAGCACCACGGCATCTCCGGCTTCACCTCTGCCGCGGAGGGAGACCTCGGCACGGCGATCGCGGCCGGTGCGGAGGCGGGCGGCGCGCTCGCGCTGATGGACGACGCCTGGTGGGGGGCGTCCGTGCCGATCCCCGGCAAGCAGGCGCTGTTCGTGCTCAACGAGCGCAGCGACCCGTTCAGCATCGTCGTCGACCAGACCGGCGCCAGGTACCTGAACGAGTCGGAGAGCTACATCGACTTCGGGCACCACCTGCACGAGCGCAACGAGACCGTGCCCGCGAACCCGTCGTGGCTGATCACCGACCGCCGGCACAAGCAGCGCTACATGTTCGCGGGCGCGCTGATGGGAGGCAAGGCGATGAAGGAGCAGGGCATCATCGTCGAGGCGCCCACGCTCGACGCGCTCGCCGAGCGCATCGGACTGGACCGCGACATCTTCCGCGCCACCGTCGCTCGCTTCAACGGGTTCGCTGCGACCGGCGTCGATGAGGACTTCGGCCGCGGGCGCACCGCCTACGACCGCTACTACAGCGACCCGCGCGTCAAGCCCAACCCGAACCTCGGGCCGATCGAGAAGGGTCCCTTCCGCGCCATCCAGCTCGTGCCGGGCGATCTCGGCACGAAGGGCGGCCTTCTCACCGATGAGCACGGGCGCGTCCTCGACGACGCGGGCGAGGTGATCGCCGGGCTGTACGCCGCCGGCAACACGACCGCGAGCGTGATGGGCCGCACCTACCCCGGCCCCGGCTCCACGATCGGGCCCGCCGCCGTCTTCGGCTACCTCGCCGCGCGGCATGCGGCAGCGGCGGCGGAACCGGTGGCTGCGGCCGACGACGCCTTCAGCGCGGGGTGAGACAATAGAGAGGTGACCCCGCAGAACTCCGAGACCGTACGCGTGCGCCGCGCGCCGAAGCTGTCGGTGTTCCTGCTGCTCGGCGCGGCCCTCGGACTCGTCGTCGCGATGATCCTCACGTTCGCGTTCGACGGCACCGAGGCAGCCTCGCCCGGCACCGGGATGCAGTACTCCACGCTGCAGGTGTTCGGCTTCCTCGCGCTGTACTGCGTGCCGGCCGGCCTCGCGGTCATGGGACTCCTCGCGGTCTGGCTCGATCGCCGGGCGGCCCGGCACACGCGCGAGGTCGTCGTCCAGCACGATCGCATCCACATCGACCCCGCTCAGGGGACGGACAGCTCCGAGGACTGACCGCTCCGAGGGCTGACCGGCGCGGAGTGCCGGCTAGGCCAGCTCGGCGATGATCGGGTTGATGGCCGAGTCGAACGCGGCCACATCCCCGCGCAGGCCGTCGGTGACCGCGATCGTGAGCGATCCGATCCACCAGACGCCGCGCTGCGTCAGCGGCAGCACCTGCACGTTCAGCTCGAACGAGTGCGCCCGCCGCCCGACCTGGCGCTCGTGCTCGGCGATCGCGCTCGCGTAGGCACGGTAGGCGCTGCCCGAGCTCGCTCCGATGTCCCTGCGGTAGCGCTTGTGTGCAGCGTCCGCGAACGCCAGCGCCTCCGGCCCGAACGGCTCGACGGCCGCGGCGAGCTCGTCCGCGCCCTCGGACGACAGTGCGACCAGCGTCTCGAATCCGTCCACGAGCATCAGCGGGACAGGTGACGGATGCGCCTGCGGCTCGACCGTCATCGCCCAGTACTCGCGCCACTGCCGTTCGAGCAGCGCCTGCTCGTCTTCGTCGCGCACAGCGGCGGCGGCGGGCACCCCGCGCAGCTGCGGCAGCTCGTCGGGAGAGCGGATGCCGAGCACCTGGCGCAGGTACAGGGCCACCAGAACGGGCTGACCCGCGTCCTCGCGGATCAGCCACTCCGGAGTCGCAGCGCCACCCATGCCGCCATTGTAGGGCGGGGTCCGCAGGCGAGGATCGGGAGTCTCCGGCACAGGTAGGCTGGAGACGTGGCAGCATCCTCCCGCGACGCCTCGGCGAATCCGTATACGGAGGCCGGCGTCGATACGGCGGCCGGCGATCTGGCCGTCGAACTCATGAAGTCCGCCGTGCGTCGCACCCACGGTCCAGAGGTCCTCGGCGGGGTGGGCGGTTTCGCCGGGCTCTTCGACGCGTCGGCGCTGCGCGCGTACCGACACCCGCTCCTGGCGACCAGCACCGACGGCGTCGGCACGAAGGTCGCGATCGCGCAGGCCATCGACAAGCACGACACCATCGGGCAGGACCTCGTCGGCATGGTCGTCGACGACATCGTCGTGGTCGGGGCCAAGCCCCTGTTCATGACCGACTACATCGCGTGCGGCAAGGTCTACCCCGAGCGCATCGCCGACATCGTGCGCGGCATCGCGGCCGGCTGCTCGGCCACCGGCACGGCGCTCGTGGGCGGCGAGACCGCCGAACACCCCGGACTGCTCGGTCTCAACGACTACGACGTGGCCGGCGCCGCGACGGGCGTCGTCGAAGCCTCGCGGATCCTCGGCGCCGACCGCGTGCAGCCGGGCGACGTCGTCCTCGCGCTCGCCTCGAGCGGTCTGCACTCCAACGGCTACTCGCTCGTGCGCCACATCGTCTCCGGAGCGGGCGTCTCGTACGGCGACACCGCCGCAGACTTCGGCACCACCTGGGGTGAGGCGCTGCTCGAGCCGACCCGCCTGTACACGTCGCCGCTGCTGCGCCTGATCACCGAGCTCGCCGACGGCGACCGCGACGGCGTGCACGCCCTCAGCCACGTCACCGGCGGAGGCATCGCGGCCAACCTCGCGCGGGTGCTGCCCCGCGGCACCTGGGTCGACGTCGACCGCACCACCTGGTCGCCGCCGCCGGTCTTCCGCGTGCTCGCCGACCTCGGCGACCTCGAGCTGACCGCCACCGAGGGCACCTGGAATCTCGGCATCGGGTTCCTCGCCGTGGTCTCCCCGGAGAAGGCGGATGCCGCAGCATCCGCTCTCGCGCAGGATGGCATCGCGGCATGGCAGGTCGGCGTCGTCCGCGCTGATGCCCTGCCGGACGGCCACTTCGAGCAGGGCGCCAAGGGCGTCGACGGCGGAGCCGTCCGCCTGGTCGGCGCATACGCGGACACCACCCACAACGGAGCGAAGTAACACCACATGTGCGGCATCGTCGGAATGGTCGGCAGCGGCCTCGTGAACCAGGAGATCTACGACGCGCTGCTGCTGCTGCAGCACCGCGGTCAGGACTCCACCGGCATCTCCACCGCCGAGCGCAACGGCGTCTTCCACCTCTTCAAGGCGAAGGGGCAGGTGCGCGAGGCGTTCCGCACGCGCGACATGCGGGCCCTGCTCGGCAACATCGGGCTCGGCCACGTCCGCTACGCCACGAAGGGCACCGCCTCGAGCGAGGAGGAGGCGCAGCCGTTCTACGTCAACGCGCCGTACGGCATCGTGCTCGTGCACAACGGCAACCTCACGAACACGCGTGAGCTCACCGACGAGCTCTTCCACAAGGACCGGCGCCACCTGAACACCAGCAGCGACACCGAGCTGCTCGTGAACGTGCTCGCCAACGAGCTGCAGGCATCGATCTCGGGCCTGGAGCTCGACCCGGAGCAGGTCTTCGCCGCGGTCTCGCGCGTGCACGAGCGCGTCGAGGGCTCGTACGCGGCGATCTCGCTGATCGCCGGCTACGGCCTGCTCGCGTTCCGCGACCCCTTCGGCATCCGCCCCCTGATCCTCGGCACCCGGCCGTCCGCGAGCGGCGGCTACGAGTGGATCGTCGCCTCCGAGTCGCTGGTGCTCGAGAACGGCGGGTTCGAGGTCGTCCGCGACGTCATGCCCGGCGAAGCGGTCTTCATCGACCTCGAGGGCCGCCTGCACACCAAGCAGTGCGCGAAGGACGCGAAGCTCGTGCCCTGCTCGTTCGAATACGTCTACCTCGCCCGCCCGGACTCGGAGATGAACGGCATCTCGGTGTACGAGGCGCGCCTGCGCATGGGCGACCGGCTCGCCGACACGATCGCGAAGTACACCCCGATGGGTGCGATCGACGTCGTCATGCCGATCCCCGACTCGTCGCGCCCCGCAGCGATGCAGGTCGCCCGCAAGCTCGGAATCGAGTACCGCGAGGGCTTCTACAAGAACCGCTACATCGGCCGGACGTTCATCATGCCCGGCCAGGCGGTCCGCAAGAAGAGCGTGCGACAGAAGCTCAACGCCATGTCGAGCGAGTTCAAGGGCAAGAACGTCCTGCTCATCGACGACTCGATCGTGCGCGGCACGACGAGCAAGGAGATCATCCAGATGGCGCGGGATGCTGGGGCCAAGACGGTGACGTTCGCGTCGGCCGCTCCGCCCGTGCGGTTCCCGCACGTCTACGGCATCAACATGCCGTCGCGCCACGAGCTCGTCGCGCACGGGAGGACGATCCCCGAGATCGCCGCGGAGCTCGGCGCGGACTACATGGTCTACCAAGAAGTGGAAGACCTGAAGGCGGCGATCCTGGAGGGCTCGGACGTCGACGACCTCGACATGAGCTGCTTCGACGGCCGCTACGTGACCGGCACGGTCTCGGAGGAGTATCTCGCCTGGGTCGAGGACTCGCAGGAGTCCTAGTCGTCGTCGGCGACCGGCATCCGCCGGCTCACAGCCAACTCACGATATATCGCGATACGGTCACGCCATGACGACCGACGACGCCACGCTCGAGAGCACGGTCCGCGCCGAGATCGCCGACGCCGAACGCTCCGACCGCCCGATCCGGCGGCTGCTGCGCCGCGTACGCGTCTGGCTGGGCGGTCATCCGCGGCTCGAGCACGGCTACCGCATCGCCGTGGGCATGTTCGGAGGCACGCTCGCGCTCGTCGGCCTGGTGCTCGTTCCGCTGCCGGGCCCCGGCTGGCTCGTCGTCTTCCTCGGGCTCGCGGTGCTGGGCACCGAGTTCCACTGGGCGCGACGCGTGGCCGGCTGGCTGAAGCGCCAGCTCGACAGGTTCTGGACCTGGTGGCGCGCCCGCCGGGCACGTCGGCGCGCGCAGCAGAAGCCGACGACGGTCGGCTAGGAGAGGCCGGTCAGGCCTTCTCGTCCTCGTACTCGTCGGTGTACTGATCCGCCCACTTGTCGACGTACTCGGGCTCGCCCGTCTCGGGGTGACCGAGTTCGCGCTCCAGAGCCGAGTAGTTGACGCTGTAGGTGTCGTACTTGAGTTCGCGGGCGATCTTGGTGTGCTTCGCCTTTTGACGGCCACGCCCCATGCGAGACCCCCTCATTTCGGAGTGCGGGCTGTGGATGCGAGCCCGCTGACGTCGATCCGGCTCCAGGGCCGGTAAGAGTAGCATTCAGGATAACACGGAGCCTTCAGCCCCTGGCGGCTCCGCCACGGGCGAACTGCCGGAAGGACGGGCGACTCATGAGCGACGAAGCTGCGGAGAACACGTCCCAGGACGCCGATGCGCCGCGCGGCGCTGTCATCGTCGGCACCGTGCCCGGACTTCCCTCTCGGGTGGTCAAGGAGGCGGCGCGCTACGCGAAGCTCCTCTCGGCCCCGCTCCTCGTGGTGCACGTCGACGTGACGCGCTTCGTCACCTACGAAGACCCGGACGGCTACGTCCACTCCGCGCCGATCGACATGAACATCGCCGCCGGCGAGAGCGACCTGGCCCTGGTGACCGCCGAGGCCGCCGCCCTCCTCGAGGGGCACGGCGTGGACTGGACGGTGCGTCAGCTCGTCGGCGACCCCGCCCTCGCGATCAAGCACCTCGCCGAGCAGACCGACGCGAAGCTGATCGTCGTCGGCACCCGCAAGCGCGGCATCGGGGAATCGATCCGCGAGTTCTTCACCGGCTCCGTCGCCGCGCGTCTGGCGCACCGCCAGCACCGGTCGATCCTGGTGGTCCCGCTCGGCGAGCCCGTCGCCGACGACGAGGACATCTGGCCCACCGACTGACCCCCGATCCGTTTACGGACGGGACACGCCGCTTCCCCAGGCGGGCAAGCGGCGTGTCCCGTCCGTAAACGGGGTGGAGAGGGTCAGCCGCCGCGGAGGGCGCGGGTGAGCTCGCGCGCGGCCTCGTCGAGCCGGGTCGCGACGTCGTCCACGATGGATGCGGTCAGCTCGCCGCCGCGGGCGACGTAGGTGCGGATGTCGGTGC harbors:
- a CDS encoding potassium transporter Trk, coding for MTPQNSETVRVRRAPKLSVFLLLGAALGLVVAMILTFAFDGTEAASPGTGMQYSTLQVFGFLALYCVPAGLAVMGLLAVWLDRRAARHTREVVVQHDRIHIDPAQGTDSSED
- a CDS encoding zinc-binding alcohol dehydrogenase; protein product: MGGAATPEWLIREDAGQPVLVALYLRQVLGIRSPDELPQLRGVPAAAAVRDEDEQALLERQWREYWAMTVEPQAHPSPVPLMLVDGFETLVALSSEGADELAAAVEPFGPEALAFADAAHKRYRRDIGASSGSAYRAYASAIAEHERQVGRRAHSFELNVQVLPLTQRGVWWIGSLTIAVTDGLRGDVAAFDSAINPIIAELA
- a CDS encoding DUF3073 domain-containing protein; protein product: MGRGRQKAKHTKIARELKYDTYSVNYSALERELGHPETGEPEYVDKWADQYTDEYEDEKA
- a CDS encoding universal stress protein, which gives rise to MSDEAAENTSQDADAPRGAVIVGTVPGLPSRVVKEAARYAKLLSAPLLVVHVDVTRFVTYEDPDGYVHSAPIDMNIAAGESDLALVTAEAAALLEGHGVDWTVRQLVGDPALAIKHLAEQTDAKLIVVGTRKRGIGESIREFFTGSVAARLAHRQHRSILVVPLGEPVADDEDIWPTD
- a CDS encoding FAD-binding protein, with translation MTEEWDREVDVLIAGTGAAGMVAAITAADAGLETLIVESTGRWGGTTMRSGGGLWLPDNPVMRRRGIADSRAEALTYLEAAIGPVDGVGPASSQARREAFVDNVAPFVELTERLGVRWSVGKDYPDYYPDRPGGKIGRSIEVVPIDAHKLGDWQKTSRIGDAIPVPLKNDDVWLLSRAWSTASGFVRGAQFVFRTLAGLLTGRKLVGMGGGLMLSLGLIVKNQGTELLLDAPLTRLVKDADGTVVGAVVATAHGDLRVRARRGVILGAGGFAHHTAWREEHHGISGFTSAAEGDLGTAIAAGAEAGGALALMDDAWWGASVPIPGKQALFVLNERSDPFSIVVDQTGARYLNESESYIDFGHHLHERNETVPANPSWLITDRRHKQRYMFAGALMGGKAMKEQGIIVEAPTLDALAERIGLDRDIFRATVARFNGFAATGVDEDFGRGRTAYDRYYSDPRVKPNPNLGPIEKGPFRAIQLVPGDLGTKGGLLTDEHGRVLDDAGEVIAGLYAAGNTTASVMGRTYPGPGSTIGPAAVFGYLAARHAAAAAEPVAAADDAFSAG
- a CDS encoding sterol carrier family protein is translated as MPRRITTEDGRTALAAVAAASAPARTDLATAVRYLLQLLEEKAPGHTVEVRVPPFGAVQVLEGPRHTRGTPPNVIETDAATWIALATGEQQWRDAVAAGRIHASGIRADVSELLPLRP
- the purM gene encoding phosphoribosylformylglycinamidine cyclo-ligase gives rise to the protein MAASSRDASANPYTEAGVDTAAGDLAVELMKSAVRRTHGPEVLGGVGGFAGLFDASALRAYRHPLLATSTDGVGTKVAIAQAIDKHDTIGQDLVGMVVDDIVVVGAKPLFMTDYIACGKVYPERIADIVRGIAAGCSATGTALVGGETAEHPGLLGLNDYDVAGAATGVVEASRILGADRVQPGDVVLALASSGLHSNGYSLVRHIVSGAGVSYGDTAADFGTTWGEALLEPTRLYTSPLLRLITELADGDRDGVHALSHVTGGGIAANLARVLPRGTWVDVDRTTWSPPPVFRVLADLGDLELTATEGTWNLGIGFLAVVSPEKADAAASALAQDGIAAWQVGVVRADALPDGHFEQGAKGVDGGAVRLVGAYADTTHNGAK
- a CDS encoding TIGR02611 family protein, translated to MTTDDATLESTVRAEIADAERSDRPIRRLLRRVRVWLGGHPRLEHGYRIAVGMFGGTLALVGLVLVPLPGPGWLVVFLGLAVLGTEFHWARRVAGWLKRQLDRFWTWWRARRARRRAQQKPTTVG
- the purD gene encoding phosphoribosylamine--glycine ligase gives rise to the protein MRILVLGSGAREHAIILALRSEDADHEVFAAPGNAGIAQDAAIVDVDANDPAAVTAFADAEAIDLVVIGPEAPLIAGVADALRERGVPVFGPGKAAAQLEGSKAFAKRVMDAAGVPTGRAVRARTRAEVEAALDDLGSPHVVKADGLAAGKGVIVTDDRAAALAHADAYLGSGPVLVEEFLAGPEVSLFFLSDGDHVLPLSPAQDFKRLGDGDSGPNTGGMGAYSPLPWLTERFGGEAEFVRQVTRDVAEPVIRQLDAEGTPFIGLLYAGLILTDAGVKVIEFNARFGDPETQVVLPRLVDPLSELLLAAASGTLEDHAAPAFADAVAVTVVVASEGYPAAPITGRPISGLDAAAAVPGAHLAHAATAEADGGLIATGGRVLNVVGTGTTFAQARDRAYRALAEISLEGAQHRTDIAARVVER
- the purF gene encoding amidophosphoribosyltransferase, with the protein product MCGIVGMVGSGLVNQEIYDALLLLQHRGQDSTGISTAERNGVFHLFKAKGQVREAFRTRDMRALLGNIGLGHVRYATKGTASSEEEAQPFYVNAPYGIVLVHNGNLTNTRELTDELFHKDRRHLNTSSDTELLVNVLANELQASISGLELDPEQVFAAVSRVHERVEGSYAAISLIAGYGLLAFRDPFGIRPLILGTRPSASGGYEWIVASESLVLENGGFEVVRDVMPGEAVFIDLEGRLHTKQCAKDAKLVPCSFEYVYLARPDSEMNGISVYEARLRMGDRLADTIAKYTPMGAIDVVMPIPDSSRPAAMQVARKLGIEYREGFYKNRYIGRTFIMPGQAVRKKSVRQKLNAMSSEFKGKNVLLIDDSIVRGTTSKEIIQMARDAGAKTVTFASAAPPVRFPHVYGINMPSRHELVAHGRTIPEIAAELGADYMVYQEVEDLKAAILEGSDVDDLDMSCFDGRYVTGTVSEEYLAWVEDSQES
- a CDS encoding TetR/AcrR family transcriptional regulator, which produces MTAERKRNRGPSAGPENRRALIAAARVVFAEDGYRAPLSRIAKRAGVGQGSLYRHFPDRKSLALAVFDENLTELELVVADQARTLDDLLGRVIEQTVEHSALLEFAMLERDDREVGGMDERFRAIVDVAVQHEQATGRLAAGVTTADVTLSVSLIAALVSRSPADERRDLALRSWRLLQTGLGSR